In Edaphobacter bradus, the following are encoded in one genomic region:
- a CDS encoding non-lysosomal glucosylceramidase, with protein MTRVAGDIDDGYWQGVPVGGFGAGTFSRTYRGDFARWHIKAGVHKYETVPANQFAMFQQSEGDVTGTARVLMNGHPAGGELSSWQWDYPVGAGDYYALYPKSWFDYKWDKFPAHVVLEQYSPILPDNYRESSYPVAVYRWHANNPTNKAVTVSVLLSWTNMAGWFRTFTRDFKGTPNQGNFNRFQTEAVSTDSSMKGIVFDRNRNGSGSNEWDGQFVIAALESKGVEVSYQTTFEAAGDGNAVWTSFAKDGRLANDGKSWVSDKEKLGGAIALRFTLQPGESKIIPMVVAWDFPVVEFGEGRKWNRRYTDFYGSDGQNAWKIARNGLLNAANWSNEIDKWQAPIIRDESKPLWYRGMLFNELYALTDGGTFWGRQQGASLKTEPSFALLECFDYAYYATLDVRFYASLPLLKFWPKVDMQVLREFADTVSKEWPEQGLWVWKSEQTGAPVTHKRKTRGAVPHDLGVPEGDPFVAVNEPGWQDTNGWKDLNSKFVLMVYRDYVLTGRTDLAFLRETWPAVKDAIEYLRKFDKGGGVPENSGYPDQTYDSWIVKGVSAYSGGLWLAALRAGEETARIIGDTRTAEEYHKLFLKGQKTYITQLWNGEYFRYDTNSESKDAIQADQLAGQWYANLTGLGDIVPHDMQISAMEKIYDFNVKKFGGGEMGAANGMNADGSIMTNEQGKEVWAGTTLGYAGLLMSEGMKDEAYATTHGLYRVIYESKGYWFRTPEAWDITGDFRAGMYLRPTAIWALEMTPPRRDNSAK; from the coding sequence GTGACCCGTGTGGCAGGCGACATCGACGACGGCTATTGGCAGGGCGTCCCTGTTGGCGGATTCGGCGCCGGCACCTTCTCCCGTACCTACCGTGGAGACTTTGCCCGTTGGCACATCAAGGCTGGCGTGCACAAGTATGAAACAGTTCCTGCGAATCAGTTCGCCATGTTCCAGCAGTCCGAGGGCGATGTAACCGGTACGGCACGCGTGCTCATGAATGGCCATCCCGCTGGCGGCGAACTCTCCAGTTGGCAATGGGACTATCCCGTCGGTGCAGGCGACTACTACGCGCTCTACCCCAAATCGTGGTTTGACTATAAGTGGGACAAGTTCCCCGCACATGTGGTGCTTGAGCAATATTCACCAATCCTGCCGGACAACTACCGCGAGTCGAGTTATCCGGTCGCAGTATATCGCTGGCATGCGAACAACCCTACGAACAAGGCCGTCACTGTCTCAGTTCTGCTCTCCTGGACGAACATGGCCGGATGGTTCCGCACCTTTACGCGGGACTTCAAAGGAACTCCGAATCAGGGTAACTTCAATCGCTTTCAGACCGAGGCTGTGAGCACGGATAGTTCGATGAAGGGCATCGTCTTCGATCGCAACCGTAACGGCAGTGGGTCCAACGAGTGGGACGGTCAGTTTGTGATTGCCGCACTCGAGTCGAAGGGAGTCGAAGTGAGCTATCAGACAACCTTTGAGGCAGCAGGAGATGGCAACGCGGTATGGACTTCATTTGCGAAAGACGGCCGTCTCGCCAACGACGGTAAGTCATGGGTGAGCGACAAGGAAAAGCTGGGTGGCGCTATTGCTTTGCGCTTCACACTGCAGCCTGGCGAGAGCAAGATCATTCCAATGGTGGTTGCATGGGATTTTCCAGTCGTCGAGTTCGGCGAGGGCCGCAAGTGGAATCGCCGCTACACGGATTTCTACGGCTCTGACGGCCAAAACGCCTGGAAGATCGCACGCAATGGCTTGCTGAACGCGGCTAACTGGAGCAACGAAATCGATAAATGGCAGGCGCCCATCATCCGTGATGAGAGCAAACCCCTGTGGTATCGCGGAATGCTCTTCAACGAACTGTATGCGCTCACCGATGGAGGCACGTTCTGGGGTCGTCAACAAGGAGCAAGTCTGAAGACCGAGCCATCCTTTGCGTTACTGGAATGTTTCGATTACGCATATTACGCGACACTCGATGTGCGGTTCTACGCTTCCCTGCCCCTGCTCAAGTTCTGGCCGAAGGTTGACATGCAAGTACTGCGTGAGTTCGCGGATACGGTGTCGAAGGAGTGGCCGGAGCAAGGTCTGTGGGTCTGGAAGAGTGAGCAGACTGGGGCACCAGTCACCCACAAACGCAAAACGCGTGGCGCAGTGCCGCATGACCTAGGCGTACCGGAGGGAGACCCATTCGTTGCGGTGAACGAGCCAGGGTGGCAGGATACAAACGGCTGGAAGGATCTCAACTCCAAGTTTGTCCTCATGGTTTATCGCGATTACGTACTTACCGGCCGAACAGATCTAGCCTTCCTGCGCGAAACCTGGCCCGCAGTCAAAGATGCAATCGAGTATCTGCGCAAGTTCGACAAAGGTGGAGGGGTACCTGAGAACAGCGGCTATCCTGATCAGACCTACGATTCCTGGATAGTAAAGGGAGTGAGTGCATACTCCGGTGGACTGTGGCTCGCCGCTCTGCGTGCCGGCGAAGAGACAGCGCGCATAATAGGCGACACCAGAACGGCGGAGGAATACCACAAGCTCTTTCTGAAGGGCCAGAAAACCTACATCACGCAGCTATGGAATGGCGAGTATTTTCGCTACGACACCAACAGCGAATCGAAGGACGCGATCCAGGCCGATCAGCTTGCGGGTCAGTGGTATGCCAATCTCACAGGACTGGGCGATATCGTTCCACACGATATGCAGATCTCGGCCATGGAGAAGATCTATGACTTCAATGTGAAAAAGTTCGGCGGTGGCGAGATGGGCGCGGCCAATGGCATGAATGCCGATGGGTCGATCATGACCAATGAACAAGGGAAAGAAGTCTGGGCGGGAACAACGCTTGGATACGCAGGCTTACTGATGAGCGAAGGCATGAAGGACGAAGCCTACGCAACTACCCACGGGCTCTACCGCGTCATCTATGAGAGCAAAGGTTACTGGTTCCGAACACCGGAGGCCTGGGATATCACGGGCGACTTCCGCGCCGGAATGTATTTGCGTCCCACTGCCATCTGGGCACTCGAGATGACTCCTCCGAGAAGAGACAACTCCGCGAAGTAG